CCATCAAACCCTGAAAACCTGTACTATCTAGGAGAAGCGAAAAAGGCTTTGGGCAATTTAGAAGGAGCCATAGAACAATATAGAAAGGCCCTCGAGCTAAAACCCGATTATACTGATGCTGAAGTGGCATTGGCTTTTGCATATGGGAGGATGGGAAAGGTCGACAAGGGAGTAGAAATCTTCAAGGAGGCCATAGCCAGGGATCCCAACAACGCCAAGCTGCTCTACAACTTTGGAGTAATGCTTTTTTCTACCAGGCAGTACAGCGAAGCGGCTCAAGCCTTCTCTAAGGCAGGAAAGTTGGATCCCACATCGGTAGAAGTTTGGAACAACCTTAGCCAGACTTATCTGCGCCTTCAAAATTACCCAGGGGCTCTTGAGGCAGCCCAGAGGGCTGTAGAAACCGACAGCCAGTCTTACAGAGCCTACAACAGTTTGGGCTTCGCCCTCATAGGAGTAGATCGCTACGAGGAAGCCAAGGAGGCCTTTGACAAGGCTCTGGCTTTGCAACCTAACTTTGCCGATAGCCATTTCGGGAAAGGTGTGGTGCTTTTGCTTTTGGGCGACAGGGATGGAGCGGCCAAAGAGGTGGAGATCCTAAAGATATTGAACAAGGGCATGGCAGCGAAGCTTGAAGGACTAATGGGCAACTGAAAGCTTTTTGTATATTGTATTTTGTAGAGCAGTAAAGAATTATTGAGTGTAACTTGAAAAAATGAGAAAAAGGAGTACTATTTTTTCCCGTTAGGGCCATGCTTGGCAAACCTGCAAGATCGTGGGGATGATAATCTTGAGCCGTGTCCAGCTTCTTGCTCTTTTGATCTTTTGTCTTACGTACGCTTTTATAATAACGGAGCGCCTCCATAGGCTTAAGGCTGCTATGCTAGGTTTTTCCCTGGTTCT
The DNA window shown above is from Thermovirga lienii DSM 17291 and carries:
- a CDS encoding Tetratricopeptide TPR_1 repeat-containing protein (PFAM: Tetratricopeptide repeat~COGs: COG3063 Tfp pilus assembly protein PilF~InterPro IPR001440: IPR019734: IPR013026~KEGG: cyh:Cyan8802_1328 peptidase S1 and S6 chymotrypsin/Hap~PFAM: Tetratricopeptide TPR_1 repeat-containing protein~SMART: Tetratricopeptide repeat~SPTR: Peptidase S1 and S6 chymotrypsin/Hap); the protein is MKKFFLIAIIGMLVLNFAVSGRAYAEKAEELVNKGVDAATQGRLEEAETFLREAIELKPNLAQAHYNLGVVLETKGSLEEALSEYLEALNLMEDFPEGYNSLGNLYWKMGEPTKAEESFRKALEKRPDYLAAWSNLGRLLLAEGKVQEALPALEKASELAPSNPENLYYLGEAKKALGNLEGAIEQYRKALELKPDYTDAEVALAFAYGRMGKVDKGVEIFKEAIARDPNNAKLLYNFGVMLFSTRQYSEAAQAFSKAGKLDPTSVEVWNNLSQTYLRLQNYPGALEAAQRAVETDSQSYRAYNSLGFALIGVDRYEEAKEAFDKALALQPNFADSHFGKGVVLLLLGDRDGAAKEVEILKILNKGMAAKLEGLMGN